A region from the Silene latifolia isolate original U9 population chromosome 7, ASM4854445v1, whole genome shotgun sequence genome encodes:
- the LOC141590485 gene encoding uncharacterized protein LOC141590485, which produces MSSILDHPFHILFDTGESLSFISSIFTEKLALEPFPNEYTPISLPFGEIISSSISYSDVPISISETIFPATLLRFQLIKFDVILGMDWLSKYYARFECRDQKISLKSPLGARVTYNGTRSQMGVKLISALKLVSMLSKGFQAYLCLVTSTATSLPKLEEVPVVRDFADVFPDALPRIPPECAVDFSIDLLPGTGPISKALYRMVPTELKELRKKLDDMI; this is translated from the coding sequence atgtctTCAATTCTTGATCATCCTTTCCATATTCTATTTGATACCGGCGAATCTTTGTCTTTTATATCTTCCATTTTTACGGAAAAACTAGCCCTAGAGCCTTTTCCTAATGAATATACTCCTATATCCTTACCCTTCGGAGAGATTATTTCTAGTTCAATCTCATATTCCGATgttcctatctctatttcggaAACTATCTTTCCCGCTACCTTACTTCGTTTTCAATTGATAAAATTTGATGTAAtcttgggtatggattggttatccAAGTACTATGCTAGATTTGAGTGTAGAGATCAAAAGATTTCCCTTAAGAGTCCGTTAGGGGCCCGTGTAACCTATAACGGAACCCGTTCACAAATGggtgtgaagttgatttccgctttgaagttggtGAGTATGTTGAGTAAAGGTTTTCAAGCCTACTTGTGTTTGGTGACCTCTACCGCTACTTCATTGCCGAAGCTTGAAGAAGTGCCCGTTGTTCGTGATTTTGCCGATGTCTTTCCCGATGCGTTACCCAGAATACCTCCCGAATGTGCTGTAGATTTCTCTATCGACCTTTTACCCGGAACCGGTCCAATTTCCAAAGCTCTCTACCGTATGGTGCCAActgagttgaaggagttgagaaaaaAACTTGATGATATGATTTGA